CCGATGGAGTTCCTCCAACACCCGCGCCGGCTCGGCGACGAACCCCAGCACGCCGACGGCCAGGGCGGCGTCGAAAACCGCGTCGCCGAAGGGCAGCTCCTCGCCGACGGCACGGACCACGGCGGGCAGGCGCCGCACCCCGAGGGTGTTCATCGCCGCCGCCGGTTCGCAGCCGACCTCGACGCCCAGCGCCGCGCCGAAGCGACCCGTCCCGCTGCCCAACTCCAGCCGCCGACCCCTCGTCGGCCAGTAGGTGCGTAACAGGTCCAGTTCCTGGGCGAACAGGCGGGGGTGCTCTTCGTACCAGGCCTCGTAGCGCTCGACCTCGTTCTCGAAGGGATCGCTCACGCCGTCTCCCCGGACTCGAGGGCGGCGATGTAGGGCAGGTTGCGGTAGCCCTCGGCGTAGTCCAGGCCGTAGCCGACGACGAAGGCCCGGGTACGCAGGGTAAAACCGACGTAGTCGGGCGCGACGTCGGCATCGCGCCGACCGAGTTTGTTCAGGAAGACACACAGGCTGACCGGACGGTCGTACTGCTCGTTCAACCAGTCACGCAACCGCTCCAGGGTGTGGCCGGTGTCGATGATGTCCTCGACGATCAGGATCTCCTCGTCGGGCCGGGCCGCGGGCAGCTCGCCGAAGAAGTCGACGTCGCCCGGGGTGGTGCCGTCCTTGTAGCTGGAGAGGACGACGACCTCGTAACGGATCGGCAGGCGCAAGCGGCGGACCAGGTCCGCCAGGAAGATCAGCGAGCCCTTGAGGATGCCCAGCACCAGCAGTTTGCGCCCGGCGAAATCACGGTTGATCGCCTCGGCCAGCTCCTGCACCCGGGCGGCGATTCGCTGTTCGGGGATGATTACGCGCATGCCTTCCGTCCATTCTCGATGGTTGATCGACCAGCGCCGCCCATGATAACAAAAACGCCGGGCGGCGGCGTCGATGCTCCGGGGTTAAGATGGATAACGACGACCCAGCGGTCAGGCCCCGCCGTCCTCCAACCCCAGGGGGTGGGCGGTGACCAGGGCCAGGTACTCGTCGCGGATCTCCAGGGGGTCCGTCAGCAGGACCGCATAACTGCGGGCCAGGGAGGCCAGCAGCTCGTCGAGGAGCTTGCCCAGATCGAAGACGCGGCCCGATTCGCTGAACATCGTCGTCGCCGTTTCGCGGACCTCGACGGGGAGCTGCTCCCGGGCGAAGTTGACGTTGACGCCCACGCCGATGACGACGAAGGAGCTGCGTTTTCCGCGAATCTCGGTTTCGGTCAACACCCCGGCGAACTTGCGCCCCCCGGAGTATAGATCGTTGGGCGGTTTCAACCGGACCCGCAGGTAACGGGAGAGCGGAGCGTGCAGGGCCACGGCGGCCAGTTGACTGAACAGGTCGTTCTCGGCCGCCGGCAGGTCGGGCCGCAGCAGAACGCTGAACCACAGCCCGCCCAGGGGACTGCTCCACGAAGCCCCGCGGCGGCCGCGTCCCGCCGTCTGGCTACGCGCCGTCACCACCAACCCCTCCGGCGCCCCGGTGCGACCCACGCGCAGCACGACGTCGTTGGTCGAGGTCAGGCTCCGGTAACGCTCGATGCGCCAATCGATCAGCTTGTTCATCTCGCGCTGCGCTTCCTCGAGGAAGGCCTGGAGGATCGAACCGTTCTTCTTCATCCAGGCTTCACACTGCTGGAGAAAACGGCCGCCGCGCAGCGCCCGGTTCAACGTTGGAGCGCAATCGACCACCCGCCGGTTCCGGCGGCCCGGGCGTACGAAGTGTTAGGGGAGCTGCGGCGGACGTTTTTTCGGGCCGGTTCAGCGCCGGCCGGTGGCGACGTTGATCAGCTTGGTCAGGCCGCGGATGGTTTCGAAGAGGGTCGAGCCGAGTTTGAGGGCGGGCAGCAGGCTGGTGGCCAGGTTGCCCTCGCGCAGTTCGATGGCCCGCACCAGGGTGGGCACCTCGCCCTGGGGTATGCCGGCGGCGACGAGTTCGATCAGTTCCTTGACGTCCTCGGCGTAGTGATCGCGGCGATAGAGGCTGGTGCGGTAGAGGAAGACCAGGTAGCGGTGGAGTTGATCGCGGAAGTCTTCGTCGCGGTAGCGTTTGGGCAGGTTACTGGCCAGGTAGGCGTGGATGCGTTCGGGGGTGTTGGCGGCCAGGTTGCCGAGGATGCGCAGCTCGCCGGGGGCCATTCCGCCCAGCAAGGGGATCAGGTTGGTGGCCATGGCCTCGTCGAGGGTTTTCCAGGCGTCGAGGCCCATCTGGGTCTCGACCTGGACGTCGGCCAGGATGGTGATCAGCGGTGCGGTGCCGATGTCGCGGTAGGCGCGAACCAGGCGGGCGAAGCGGAAGAGGGTGTTCTCTATCTGGTCACCGAAGTCGCTCTGGCGGGTGGCCAGGCCGAGCTGCTCGTAGACCATGGACTGAACGTGGCGACGCACGGCGTGACGCTCGGCGCGTTCGTCGCTGGGTGAGTGGAGCTCGACGAAGGCCAGGCGGCGCCGTGTCGACTGGCTGAGTTTCTCCATCCGCGCCGGACCGTCGGGATCGTTGAAGGTGGCCAGCAGGCGGAAGTCCTGGGGCAGGGGGATATCGACGGTCTCGCCGGGGGAGCTGACCACGGGGATGCGCAGGTGGTCGGCGTCGGCGGAGGCCAGGAAGTCGCTGAGCAGGCTGGTCCAGTCGCAGTTGTCGAGTTCGTCGATCACCAGCCAGACGCCGTCGTAGCGGGCGCCGTTGGGGGCCTGGTAGGCGTTGCGTTTGTAGGAGGAACCTTCGGCGGTATAGTTCTTGAGCACGGTGCGGGTCAGCACGCCGGAGACGGCGGAGCCGCCGTCGGGCAGGGGGTAGACCTGGCCGAGGAGATCGTCGGCGCCCCAGGTGGACATGGTCTGGACGATCTCGGGGTAGATGTTCCAGATCAGGGTGGGGATCAGGCGGGCCAGGGTGGATTTGCCGCAGCCCGTCGGGCCGCCGATGATCACGTGTTTGCCGAGGAGCAGGTTGGTGATGATGTGGGCGATCTGCTCGGAGTCGATAACCAGGTGTTCGCGGATCTTGCGGATGCCCGTGGCGACGTCCCGGGGCAGGGCCAGGGGCTGTTCCTCGGGTTCGGGGGTAGTCCGGCGGCGCCGTTCCCGGTCTTCGGCGCTGCGCAGCAGGGTGTCGACGGTGGGGATGAGTAAACGGTCGGGGCGGGATTCGGTATCGTCGTCGGACGGGCGACTCCCGGCGTGGGGCTCCTCGTCGTCCTCGGCTGCGGCGGGGCGAGGAGGGGCGGATTCCTCGAAGAGGTTGATACCCCGCAGGTCCCGGGATTTGGAGCGTGGGGTCTCGGGCTTGAGCGGCGGCAGGTCGGGGAACTCGATCTTCTCGGCGTCCGTCTCTTCGTCCTCGCGCTCGAGCTCCCGGCTGGTCAGGGCGGGCTCGGGAAGCCGGTCGGCGTCAGCGGGCTCCGCCGTCGACGGCGGACCGGAGAGGGCCTCCAGGGGCTCGATGATCTCATCGAGGGGGCCCGCGTCGCCGGCGGGCGGGGCCGAGGGTTCGGGTTCCGGATCGGGCGTCGATGTGGGCGGCTCGGTGGTCCCGTCGCTACCCAGCGGGGTGCCCTCGAGGGCCCGGGCGATGTCCTCGGTGGTGGGCAGGGAGGCGCGGAAGTCCGGAGCGGTCCCGGGCGGTTCCTCCGCCTTCCCCGCCTCCTCCGGGGGGGCTGCGGCGGCCGGGCGAGCTTCGGGTTTTTCCCAGAGCGGCGTCGCACCGTCGTCGGAGGGGCTGATTTCCGGCGGCGGCTCGACATCGGAGCCGGCGAAAGCGGGCTCGGCGGCGACGGCTTCGGCGGTGGCGTCGTCGGGGGGCGGCGTGATCTCCGAGCCGCTGAAGGCTGGCTTCTCGACGGGACCGTCCGCGGCGGCCGTTTCGTCCCGGGGCACGGGCGGCGGGGCCTCACCGACGGGGGGCGGCTCGAGGTCCGAGCCGGGGAAGTCGGTGGCGGTGGGCTCCGTGGCGGCGGGTTCCGTGGCGGCGGGCTCCGGCGGCGGTGTGATCTCCGAGCCGCTGAAGGCGGGTTCCTCGACGGGGCCGTCCTCGTCAGTCGCCTCGTCCCGGGGCACGGGCGGCGGGGCCTCACCGACGGGGGGCGGCTCGAGGTCGGAACCGGCGAAAGCTGGTGCGGCGGGCTTCGCGGCGGGCCGCTTGACGGCGGCTTCGCCCCGGGGCTCCGTGGTTTCCTCTTCCAGGCCGGCCAGTTGGCGGCGCATCCGGTGCAGGACGTCCCAGTCGATGCCCAGCTCG
This window of the Candidatus Coatesbacteria bacterium genome carries:
- a CDS encoding AAA domain-containing protein, with the protein product MDEFLPDLHLIWRPVEFASVGGMDALQQEYSRVIDEGGHAWWTQRLSLTYIRLLDRVLESGRTVHLFPVANPREAGQQIFRLRARIGDVLYNPDGSFVPQPDELLPFRRSSADRIYSACWIKLVSMETIPPAELPEPNDYLVLPYGDDLLEALDNRFSKGFILPRAQYDEFRKTNLARRLETLDRVSRTAGEAQRRQVVTKLRDFERRVAETVAEDARSGELAFDIVEGRGVGFPLDEERARRIGAVSDKAEHELRVDRRDRSLIIDAPDLDLEDSEERRSMGEVKVELGGDRRGIVTHTDEDSFDLEREIDDDTLGEEERQLLELGIDWDVLHRMRRQLAGLEEETTEPRGEAAVKRPAAKPAAPAFAGSDLEPPPVGEAPPPVPRDEATDEDGPVEEPAFSGSEITPPPEPAATEPAATEPTATDFPGSDLEPPPVGEAPPPVPRDETAAADGPVEKPAFSGSEITPPPDDATAEAVAAEPAFAGSDVEPPPEISPSDDGATPLWEKPEARPAAAAPPEEAGKAEEPPGTAPDFRASLPTTEDIARALEGTPLGSDGTTEPPTSTPDPEPEPSAPPAGDAGPLDEIIEPLEALSGPPSTAEPADADRLPEPALTSRELEREDEETDAEKIEFPDLPPLKPETPRSKSRDLRGINLFEESAPPRPAAAEDDEEPHAGSRPSDDDTESRPDRLLIPTVDTLLRSAEDRERRRRTTPEPEEQPLALPRDVATGIRKIREHLVIDSEQIAHIITNLLLGKHVIIGGPTGCGKSTLARLIPTLIWNIYPEIVQTMSTWGADDLLGQVYPLPDGGSAVSGVLTRTVLKNYTAEGSSYKRNAYQAPNGARYDGVWLVIDELDNCDWTSLLSDFLASADADHLRIPVVSSPGETVDIPLPQDFRLLATFNDPDGPARMEKLSQSTRRRLAFVELHSPSDERAERHAVRRHVQSMVYEQLGLATRQSDFGDQIENTLFRFARLVRAYRDIGTAPLITILADVQVETQMGLDAWKTLDEAMATNLIPLLGGMAPGELRILGNLAANTPERIHAYLASNLPKRYRDEDFRDQLHRYLVFLYRTSLYRRDHYAEDVKELIELVAAGIPQGEVPTLVRAIELREGNLATSLLPALKLGSTLFETIRGLTKLINVATGRR
- a CDS encoding biotin--[acetyl-CoA-carboxylase] ligase; this encodes MKKNGSILQAFLEEAQREMNKLIDWRIERYRSLTSTNDVVLRVGRTGAPEGLVVTARSQTAGRGRRGASWSSPLGGLWFSVLLRPDLPAAENDLFSQLAAVALHAPLSRYLRVRLKPPNDLYSGGRKFAGVLTETEIRGKRSSFVVIGVGVNVNFAREQLPVEVRETATTMFSESGRVFDLGKLLDELLASLARSYAVLLTDPLEIRDEYLALVTAHPLGLEDGGA
- the hpt gene encoding hypoxanthine phosphoribosyltransferase, which translates into the protein MRVIIPEQRIAARVQELAEAINRDFAGRKLLVLGILKGSLIFLADLVRRLRLPIRYEVVVLSSYKDGTTPGDVDFFGELPAARPDEEILIVEDIIDTGHTLERLRDWLNEQYDRPVSLCVFLNKLGRRDADVAPDYVGFTLRTRAFVVGYGLDYAEGYRNLPYIAALESGETA
- a CDS encoding methyltransferase domain-containing protein; translated protein: MSDPFENEVERYEAWYEEHPRLFAQELDLLRTYWPTRGRRLELGSGTGRFGAALGVEVGCEPAAAMNTLGVRRLPAVVRAVGEELPFGDAVFDAALAVGVLGFVAEPARVLEELHRVLAPRGLLLLAFIDAAGPLGRRYAEAAADGDPFYSRARFHTAAELEELTLAAGFSAPFFAQTLLGPPRRPLAIPGCAQGSGRGGFSCLVSRKTA